In the genome of Bradyrhizobium ottawaense, the window CATTGTCCAGGCATCTTGTCCGAGCCGGGGATGTGGGCCGAGTTGGCGTAAGCATCATCCCAATCGCGCATTGTCACTCCCACGGACTCGTCCAGCAAACCGGACGCCAGTCTGCCACCGGGACGCCCAGCATCCTAGTCTTTCTTTTAAGCTTAAAGCATCTAGCAGATCGAGCGACGATTGGTTGGGCACGTTCCCCGGGCACAGCGCAGCGTGCAACGATGCGCTGCTGAACCGGGGTCCAGCGCCTCTGCCGCAACATGGGTCCCGGCTCGGCGGCGCACCGCTTCGCGCTGCCCCGCGTCCGGGACACCAGACCTTTACGCCTTCTCCACCCCGCACCATTCCGCGATGAACAGCGCCATCGCCTTGGTCGTCTTCCTCAGCGACTCCAGCTCAACATATTCGTTGAAGCCGTGCATCTCGCCGCCGCTGGCGCCGAAGCAGAGACTCGGGATGCCGTGGTTGAGGCCGTAGAAGCGGGTGTCGGTGAGCGCGGTGAAGACGAGATCCTCCGGCACGCCGCCATAGACCTTGTCGAACGCATTGCCGAACGCGGCTTCCGGTGCCGCCGCGTCGGTCAGCTCATAGCCCTCCGACAGGAAGCCGGACCATTCAATCTCCGGCGGATTGTTGGCGAGGAAGCGGTGGTTGCGCGCGGCAGCGGCGACGCAGGCCGTGATCTCCTTCTGGTGATCGGCAATCGACCAGCCCGGCAACACCGCGATCCGGCAATCGACATCGCACCAGGCCGGCACGCTGGAGGCCCAATCACCGCCCTTGATGATGCCGGGGTTGAAGTTGATGGGATGGTTCAGTGTCTTGAAGTGCCTGTCAGCCTTGGCGCGCTCGTTCCATTCGATCTCGAGCTTTTGCAGCGCCTGGATCAAATGATAGGCGGCCATGATCGCGTTCGCGCCGGAGCCGGCGAAGGCGACATGGGTCGGGTGCCCCTTCACGCGCAGGCGAAACCAGATCACGCCGACCTGCGAGCGCACCATCTTGCCGCCGGTCGGCTCCGGAATGAAGCAGGCGTCCGCGCGATAGCCGCGCTGCAGCGTCGACAGCGCGCCGACGCCGGTGCTCTCTTCCTCGATAACAGATTGAAAGTGAATTCGTGCCGTCGGCTTGAAGCCCGCGGCCTTGATCGCATCGAGCGCATAGAGCGCGCCGATGGTGCCAGACTTCATGTCGCAGGCACCGCGGCCGAACATCTTGCCGTCCTTGATGACGGGCGAGAACGGCGGCGTGTCCCACAGTTCCAGGGGGCCGGCCGGCACCACGTCGCAGTGGCCCTGCAGGATCAGCGATTTGCCGCCATTCGTTTGCGGACGGTAGGTGCCCACCACCGAACGCGCCTTGGAGAAATCATGCTCGATCGGACCGAAGCCGCGCAGGTCCTTGAGATCGTCGACATCGATGTGCCAGTCATCGACCTCGTAGTCGCGCTCGCGCAGGAGGTCGCCGATCATGTCCTGGCACGGCCCCTCCGCCCCGCGGGTCGAAGGGATTGCGACAAAATCGCGTGTGGTGGCGAGTTGGGCCTCGAAGCCGGCATCGACGGCGTCAAGGATCCTCTGCTGCGTTTCGGCATTCATCAGGCAACTCCCGGCATTCCAATGGTTCCCAAGGAGCGCGCAAGCTAGCCGATTTCAGCCGTTCGGGTACTCCACAAAATAAGCATCCCGCAATGCATCTTCGAGCAGGCGGCCTTCCGAATAGCCATTCAGCGTCGCAGGCCGGCTGACGCCGTCGAGCAGGCGCGGGCACGGCTCCGGCGCGCCGAGCACGGTGCGCACCGGGATGCGCTCGGCATAGATCGGCAGCGCATAGTCCTCGTCGTCGTCGGCGACACCCTTGGCACGGACCTTGGCCGAGGCCTCCTCGATCTCCATCGCAATGAAGGAGGTCGCCTTGATCTCCTGCGTGTTGCTGGTCCGCAGGCTCGCCGTGCGGTCCGGAAAGAAGCGGTCGACCATCGCGATCACCGCGCGCTCCTTCTCCTCGGGGTCGGTGACGAGATAGGCGGTGCCGAATGCCATCACCGCACGGTAGTCTGCGGAGTGATTGAAGCCGCAGCGCGCCAGCACGAGGCTGTCGAGATGGGCGACCGTCAGACACACGCGCTCGCCCTTGGTCTGGCTGCGCAGCATCCGGCTCGCGCTCGAGCCATGCCAGTACAGCTTGGTGCCCTCGCGCCAGAAGAAGGTCGGCGTGCAATAGGGCTGGCCGTCGATCACGTAGGAGACGTGGCAGAGCATCGAGGAATCCAGGATGCGATGAACCGTGGCGTGGTCGTAGAAGCCGCGGTCGTGCCGGCGCTTCACCTGGTTGCGCACTGAGGTCGGATAGGAATTCGAAGTCTCGGTCTGGCTCACGGCCGCTCCTGCTCGGATAGGAAGAAATCTGGAAGCAGTTGTAGCGGCGCATTTGGTCTGCGATAGTTCCAATTCCATGCGAAATATTCCGACCAATTCTCTCCCCTCACCGGCCAAGCCTTCCTTGCCGACAAAGACCGAGCTGCCGCTCGACCTCACCGGCCCGCACGTTACGCCAAGCGCCTCCGCCGCACACCGGCTCTATCAGGCGCTGTGCGAGATGATCGTCTCCGGCCTCGTCAAGCCCGGCGAGCCGCTGCCGCCGTCGCGAACGCTGGCCAAGCAGACCGGCTTTCGGCGCAACGCCGTCGTCATCGCCTATGAGCGCCTGATCGCCGACGGCTTCGCCGAGGCGACCGTCGGCTCCGGAACGTTCGTCGCCGCGCGCATTCCCGCGCGCGCGGCCGAGCCGAACAAGCCGAAGGTCGTTGTCGAAACGCCCGGGCAAGGCGCCTTCGCGCTCGGCTGCACCCATATCGACGAACGCGCGGTGCAGCGTTTTCGCGCCTTCGTCGGCCGCCGCATGCGCGCCTTCGGGCCTGAACACCTTCACTATGGCGATCCCCGCGGCAGCCGCGAGCTGCGCGCGGCGATCGCCGATCATCTGTTGTCGGCGCGCGGCCTGCGCTGCGACCCCGATCAGATCATGCTGACGTCGGGCACGCTGCATGCGCTGCGCATCGTGCTGAGCGCGATCCTCAAGCCCAACGACCAGGTCTGGTGCGAGGACCCAGGTTACCCCGCCGCGCGAAAAACCATCGCGCATTGCGGCTATCGCGCCGTGCCGGTTCCGGTCGACGAGCACGGGATGCAGGTCGCCAAGGGACGCACTGCCGGCCCCAACGCGCGCGCGGCCTATGTCACGCCGTCGCATCAGTTTCCGCTGGGCGTGCAGATGTCGATGCCGCGGCGGCTCGAGCTTCTGGACTGGGCCAGGCAGGCCGGCGCATTCGTACTGGAGGACGATTACGACAGCGAGTTTCGCTATGACGGCGCACCGCTGATGTCGCTCGCCGGCATCGATCGCCTCCAGCGCGTGATCTACCTTGGCACGTTTGCCAAGACGCTGTTTCCCGGCCTGCGCATCGGCTATTGCGCCCTGCCCGAACGCCTGATCGCGGACGTGACGGCTGCGCGCGCGGCGCTCGACCGCTTCCCCGGCACGCTGATGGAAGGTGCGGTCGCCGACATGCTCAACTCCGGCGCCTTCGCCGCCAACCTCAAGCGCGTGCGAAAACTCTATCGCGACGCCCGCGATTTGCTGGCCGAAACGCTGGAAGCCGCATCCGATGGCGCGCTCTCGGTACCAGTGCCATCGCAGGGCCTGCATCTGGTCGCCCGGTTTGATCGCTCGGTCGACCTTTCGGTGGCAGCGCGGGCCAAGCACGCGGCCGGCGCGGAAGGCTGGCTCTTGGCCGACACCTATTCGCGCGCGCGCCCTCTGCCTGGCTTCGTGCTGGGATTTTCCGGCCACGCGGTTCCACAGCTCATCGCCTCCGCCGAACGGCTCGCGCGGGAATCGCGCACCGCCCTGCGCACGAGGAACAGATCCGCCCGGGGGCCCTGACAAAGGTTCACTATCAGAATCGCGAGCCCGTCCTTACATTGCGGTATCAATGCCGGGATCTTTCGCCATGCCTTTCCGCCGTGCAGCTTGCCTCTCAGTCCTGATCTCCGCCGCGCTAGTGACGACGGCGCACGCCGTCACGGTCGGACGCGAGCAGGACATCGTCGATCTCAAGCTAGGTCAGCGCGTGCAGGTGGATGACGGAACCTGCCCCGCCGGACAGGTCAAGGAAGTGCGCGGAACGAAGATGACCGATAAGGGCGTCGCGCGCACCAGCGCTTGCGTGCCGCGCTACGGTCCGAAGACGAAATAATTACTGCTTCGCCGGATCGAACATGCACTGCAAGGTCGGCTTGGCGATCTTGGTGAAGGTCGGACCGATCTCGCCCTGCTTGGACGTCGGCACCCAGTCGGTCTCGATGGTGGGCACGCCGGTCTCGCTGATGCCGCGCAACAGCGCTTCGCGCAGATCGCGGTCCTCGACGGCCGCCGCGGCGTGATCGTGCAGGCAGCCGCAGACTTCCTCGGGATGTTCCCACCGCCCCAGCATCCGCGGCGCGCACTGACGCACGAACTCAGTGCGGGGATCCGGTAACCTGGTGGGAGCGCGCACCTGCGCCTGGGCGGCATTGATCGTCAGAACGGACACGAACGCAGCGGCGCAAAATCGAACGATCATGATGGCCTTTATCGGCTGATTTTCTTGTTATCGATCAGAAACGCGCAGCAACCACGATCGACTGCGACGCCGTGGGGGTGATCGGCGAGCCGCTGTACTGGAAGGTGCCGACACCGGGAAGATTGCCGTCCGGCGCGCCCGCGAACGAAGGGCCTGCAATCACCAAACCGAAGGCAAGGATGAAGCTGAGCGCGCGCATGGTCTTGTCTCCGAATTCGGTGGCCGGCGATGCGCCGTCGTTCGTTGTGAAGCTGATAACCATGGGCGGTTTCGCGCGTGATGCGCCAAAAGCGCAAAATGGTTTCATCTCCGTGAGAATTGTTTCGTCGAGCCCGGGACGACGACATAATTCTCCGAAAAGACCAATCATTTCAGATGGGTCTCGCCGCAGATCAAAGTAGCCTGCCAAGTTCCGGCTGCGGTGCGCGACCACACCAGACGCAGCCGCCGTCATGCTCGCGCCTTACCCGCTTCACACGCATTTTACGTTTTTCTGCTGAATGGAACGGCAAACGAAGGCTGGGTCGAACCGAGGGCACGTCGGCCGCGACCCAAGCCATCGAAGCCAGGACGCCCGGATCACCGGGCGCGTTTACTTGAGGGATGGCCATTATGGTGGCGCAAGATCGCGCAATGCCGCGCGAGGCGGACCAACGGACGGACCGCGGAGATCAACGATCGAATCGCGTCGCCTCAGCCGGCGCGATGTCGTTGCAGTCTGGCCGCGGCTTTGAAGCCGCGCCACAAGCGTTCGTGCGCCTGACCGGCTCGCACCTTGTCAAACCGCGGGCCAGCCGCGCTGAGTGAACCCAAGCGCGGCACTGAGTGAACGCAAGCGCGTCACTGAGTGAAGAACTCGCCGCACTTCTGGACGTTTGCGTCCGTCGGTCCCCACGGCATGATCGGCACGGTCGAGGTCGAGTTCTTCGGCGAGCCCTCGATCAGCCTGTCCGAATAGACCATGTAGACCAGCACGTTGCGCTTGGCGTCGCAGCCGCGCACGATCTGCATCTTCTTGAAGAACAGCGAGCGGCGCTGACGGAACATGTCGTCGCCCTGCTCCATTTTGTTCTTGAACTTGATCGGGCCGACCTGGCGGCAGGCCAGCGAGATGTCCGAGACCTCCTCGGCAAGGCCCAGCCAACCCTTGAAGCCGCCCTTCTCCGGCACGGTGAAATGACAGGCGACGCCCTCGACTTCAGGATCGTCGAGACCATAGGTCGCGAGCTTGTCGTTCGGGCTCATCCATTTGAACACGGTGGAGCGGCGGAAGATCAGATCGGGCTCGTCGGCAGCCGAAGCGGACGCCGACTGCACGACCAGAGCCAGGAGGAAGAAAGCTAAGCCTTTCAATCGGATGCCAGAAAGACCGAGGAAACGAGATGACATGAAGTTCTCCGCTAACAAGTCGCCACAATGTAGGCATGAGGCAGCCGCTCAGGAAGACGACGGACAGACGGGCGCGGCCGCCGTTTACCGCTCCGTGAGGCTTTTTTGCTACGACTTGGACAAATGTAGCTGATGGCAGAACCGCCCTGCTGGTGAACGCGTATCCCCTCTGCGAGACTAACTTCTGATTTGGATTATGGATTCGAGGATGAACAGCGTGAACGGGTCGGGTTTTTCTGCCAAGCCGGCGCGGCTGTGGCAGGTCGCCATTTTGACGGCGGCGGGTGTGATCGGCGCGACCAGCCAGGCAGACGCTGCATTTTATTATTGGACGGATTATTCCGACGGGTCCTATTACGCCCGGCAGGACCGGCATCCCGAAATACCGCGCCAGAAGCCGCAGAAGCGCGGCGCTGCCGTCAAGAAGGAAGCTGTCGCCGGGAAGGAAGCCGGGACCAAGCCCCAAGGGCCGCTGGTCATCGTCGTCTCGATCGACCGGCAGAAGGTCACGGTCTACGACACCAACGGCGTGTTCGCGGAATCTCCGGTGTCGACAGGCATGAAGGGCCATTCGACGCCGATGGGTGTGTTCAGCGTCATCCAGAAGCACAAATTCCACCACTCCAACATCTATAGCGGCGCGCCGATGCCGTACATGCAGCGGATCACCTGGTCCGGTGTCGCCATGCATGCCGGCGTGCTGCCGGGTTATCCGGCCTCGCATGGCTGCATCCGCATGCCGATGGCGTTCGCGGTGAAGATGTGGAACTGGACCAGGATGGGCGCGCGCGTCATCGTCGCGCCCGGCGAGATGACGCCGCACAGCTTCTCCCATCCCCTGCTCGCCTCCGTGCGCGTGCCGCCGCCTGCCGCCAGCCTCGAGCCGCAGACCAATGTCGGCGACAAGGCCGACAAGGGCGCCGCGCTGACCAAAGGCGCCGAGACCAAAACTGCCAGCGCCGACAGCGTGCTCGAGCTGCGCACGTCCGTCGGACACGTCGTGATGTCGGGTGTGACCACGGGCAATGCGTCAGCCCGCGACGAAGCCGCCGTGCCGGCCGACAAGACCAAGACGGCCGAGGCATCCGACGCCGCCAAGCCTCAATCGGAGGAAGCCGCCAAGCCGGCTAGCGACGACAAGCCGGCCACCGACAAGGTCGAAGCTGTCAAGACCGAGCCGGTCAAGACGGAAGCCGCGGACTCCGCGAAGACGCCCGATGCGCCGGCCACTGCACCTGCGCTCGCCGCCTCGCCCGACGCGAAGAAGGATGACGGCCGCGTTGCCGAACCGGCGGCGGCCGCAAAGCCGGAAGCGCCCAAGCGGGCCGGCCAGATCGCCGTCTTCATCAGCCGCAAGGATTCCAAGCTCTACGTACGGCAGAATTTCGCGCCGTTGTTCGAGGTCCCGATCACGATCGCCACGAGCGACCGTCCGCTCGGCACGCATATCTTCACCGCCGAGCTCGACAAGACCGACTCCAATGCGCTGCGTTGGTCGGTGGTGTCGCTTCCGGTCTCCGCCCGTTCCGCGGCCCGCGAGGACGACAGCCGCCTCACGCGCCGCAAGGGTGACGCTGCGGTGATCCCCGTCGCCGCCAAGCCTGTGGCTGCCAAGCCCGTGGTCACGCCGGACAGCCCGGCCGCGGCCCTCGACCGCGTCTCTATCCCCGCCGACACCATGGCGAAGATCAACGAGATGCTGACATCCGGCGGCTCGATCATCATCTCGGACCAGGGCATCAACCAGGGCGAGACCGGCGAAGGCACCGACTTCATCGTCCGCCTGTACTGACCTGTTTCACGGCGCGTCGATAACGCGGTGTTGACGAGGCAGGTCGCAGCGGCGGAGTAACATCCGGCCCGGATCATTTCGGGGGACGCCGTCATGATGAATCGCAGAACCGTGCTCACCGCGGCGCTTGCAGGCATGCTCGCGCCGGCAACGCGCGCACTGGCCGATGGCGGCATGAGCCGGATCTCGGCCTACGCCTTTTCCTTCCCCGCTTTGTCCGGCGACGACATCCGCCTTGCCGCCTTCACTGGCAAGCCGCTGCTGGTGGTCAACACCGCATCGCTCTGTGGCTACACGCCGCAATATGCCGGCCTGCAGGAGATCTGGAACGAGTTTCGTGCGCGCGGGCTCACCGTGATCGGCGTGCCCTCCAACGATTTCGGCGGCCAGGAGCCGGGCGGCAGCAGCGAGATCACCGAGACCGCGCACCACCAATATGGTGTTACCTTTCCGATCGCAGCCAAGGTGAACGTCGTCGGAGCAAAGCGCATCCGTTCTACAAATGGGCCGCCGATGCGCGCCCGCGCGAAGTTCCGCGCTGGAACTTCCACAAATATCTGATCGGCCGCGACGGCTACATCGTCGAGGTCTTTCCGTCCGCGGTCGAACCGGCCGACACGCGGATCAAGACGGCCATTGCCAGGACGCTGGCCGACAGTTGACGCGCGGCGCCCCAATCCGGCTGGGCACAATTGTGGCGGGATGCCAAACAGCCGTTGCAATGGCGATGGCCCACCATCTAGGCTAGGATCGTTTGGGGCAGGACGGTTTTTGCCGGGGGCGAAAAGCAGCGGCGGAACAACGGGATCAATCTCGAGGACAACACCATGCGTGTGGCGGCAGGACTGATTTTGGCAAGCGCGATGTCGGTTGCGATGACCGGCGCAGCATGGTCGCAGACCCCGGCCGCAAAGCCCGCAGCTGCGACGCAAGCCGCACCCGCGGCGACGCCGGCAGCGGCTGCGCCTGCTGCCGCTCCGCCAGCAGCTCCCGCGGCCGCCGCCGCGCCGGCAGGCTTCGTCAATCCGCCTCCGCCCAAGCAGGCGCCGCAGCCGGCCCGCGCGGCTTGCAACACGCCGGGCGCGCTCGGTGTCGCCCGCACCGTCGAGATCGACACCACGGGCGGTCCGGGCTTCGGCTTCGAGCATTTCAAGGAGCTCGACTTCCTGCGCGACAAGGAGGTGGTACTGACCTTCGACGACGGCCCCTGGCCCAAGAACACGCCCGCTGTGCTGAAGGCGCTCGCCGACGAATGCACCACCGGCATCTTCTTCTCGATCGGCAAGCACGCGACCTATGAGCCCGAGATCCTGAAGCAGGTCTACAACGCCGGCCACACCGTTGGCACCCACACCTGGTCGCACGCCAATCTCAACAACAAGAAGCTTAACGAAGCGCAGCGCAAGGAAGAGATCGAGAAGGGCCTGTCCGCGGTGAAGTGGGCGCTCGGCGGCATCTCGCCCTCGCCGTTCTTCCGCTTCCCGGCGCTTCAGCATCCGCCGGAGATGGTCACCTATCTCGGCAACCGCAACACCGCGATCTTCTCCTGCGATATCGACTCTTTCGACTTCAAGGCTTCCAAGCCCGAGAAGGTGGTCGAGACCGTGATGAAGAAGCTCGACACCAAGGGCAAGGGCATCATCCTGATGCACGACTTCCAGAA includes:
- a CDS encoding pyridoxamine 5'-phosphate oxidase family protein, which translates into the protein MSQTETSNSYPTSVRNQVKRRHDRGFYDHATVHRILDSSMLCHVSYVIDGQPYCTPTFFWREGTKLYWHGSSASRMLRSQTKGERVCLTVAHLDSLVLARCGFNHSADYRAVMAFGTAYLVTDPEEKERAVIAMVDRFFPDRTASLRTSNTQEIKATSFIAMEIEEASAKVRAKGVADDDEDYALPIYAERIPVRTVLGAPEPCPRLLDGVSRPATLNGYSEGRLLEDALRDAYFVEYPNG
- a CDS encoding ArgE/DapE family deacylase, coding for MNAETQQRILDAVDAGFEAQLATTRDFVAIPSTRGAEGPCQDMIGDLLRERDYEVDDWHIDVDDLKDLRGFGPIEHDFSKARSVVGTYRPQTNGGKSLILQGHCDVVPAGPLELWDTPPFSPVIKDGKMFGRGACDMKSGTIGALYALDAIKAAGFKPTARIHFQSVIEEESTGVGALSTLQRGYRADACFIPEPTGGKMVRSQVGVIWFRLRVKGHPTHVAFAGSGANAIMAAYHLIQALQKLEIEWNERAKADRHFKTLNHPINFNPGIIKGGDWASSVPAWCDVDCRIAVLPGWSIADHQKEITACVAAAARNHRFLANNPPEIEWSGFLSEGYELTDAAAPEAAFGNAFDKVYGGVPEDLVFTALTDTRFYGLNHGIPSLCFGASGGEMHGFNEYVELESLRKTTKAMALFIAEWCGVEKA
- a CDS encoding PLP-dependent aminotransferase family protein, with the protein product MRNIPTNSLPSPAKPSLPTKTELPLDLTGPHVTPSASAAHRLYQALCEMIVSGLVKPGEPLPPSRTLAKQTGFRRNAVVIAYERLIADGFAEATVGSGTFVAARIPARAAEPNKPKVVVETPGQGAFALGCTHIDERAVQRFRAFVGRRMRAFGPEHLHYGDPRGSRELRAAIADHLLSARGLRCDPDQIMLTSGTLHALRIVLSAILKPNDQVWCEDPGYPAARKTIAHCGYRAVPVPVDEHGMQVAKGRTAGPNARAAYVTPSHQFPLGVQMSMPRRLELLDWARQAGAFVLEDDYDSEFRYDGAPLMSLAGIDRLQRVIYLGTFAKTLFPGLRIGYCALPERLIADVTAARAALDRFPGTLMEGAVADMLNSGAFAANLKRVRKLYRDARDLLAETLEAASDGALSVPVPSQGLHLVARFDRSVDLSVAARAKHAAGAEGWLLADTYSRARPLPGFVLGFSGHAVPQLIASAERLARESRTALRTRNRSARGP
- a CDS encoding polysaccharide deacetylase family protein, translated to MRVAAGLILASAMSVAMTGAAWSQTPAAKPAAATQAAPAATPAAAAPAAAPPAAPAAAAAPAGFVNPPPPKQAPQPARAACNTPGALGVARTVEIDTTGGPGFGFEHFKELDFLRDKEVVLTFDDGPWPKNTPAVLKALADECTTGIFFSIGKHATYEPEILKQVYNAGHTVGTHTWSHANLNNKKLNEAQRKEEIEKGLSAVKWALGGISPSPFFRFPALQHPPEMVTYLGNRNTAIFSCDIDSFDFKASKPEKVVETVMKKLDTKGKGIILMHDFQKHTAEALPELLKRLKAGGYKVVAMRAKFPASSLPEYDQELLKDAKLPTVSQRPVNSVVTTVSE
- a CDS encoding CreA family protein, whose protein sequence is MSSRFLGLSGIRLKGLAFFLLALVVQSASASAADEPDLIFRRSTVFKWMSPNDKLATYGLDDPEVEGVACHFTVPEKGGFKGWLGLAEEVSDISLACRQVGPIKFKNKMEQGDDMFRQRRSLFFKKMQIVRGCDAKRNVLVYMVYSDRLIEGSPKNSTSTVPIMPWGPTDANVQKCGEFFTQ
- a CDS encoding DUF6719 family protein, whose product is MPFRRAACLSVLISAALVTTAHAVTVGREQDIVDLKLGQRVQVDDGTCPAGQVKEVRGTKMTDKGVARTSACVPRYGPKTK
- a CDS encoding L,D-transpeptidase; translation: MNSVNGSGFSAKPARLWQVAILTAAGVIGATSQADAAFYYWTDYSDGSYYARQDRHPEIPRQKPQKRGAAVKKEAVAGKEAGTKPQGPLVIVVSIDRQKVTVYDTNGVFAESPVSTGMKGHSTPMGVFSVIQKHKFHHSNIYSGAPMPYMQRITWSGVAMHAGVLPGYPASHGCIRMPMAFAVKMWNWTRMGARVIVAPGEMTPHSFSHPLLASVRVPPPAASLEPQTNVGDKADKGAALTKGAETKTASADSVLELRTSVGHVVMSGVTTGNASARDEAAVPADKTKTAEASDAAKPQSEEAAKPASDDKPATDKVEAVKTEPVKTEAADSAKTPDAPATAPALAASPDAKKDDGRVAEPAAAAKPEAPKRAGQIAVFISRKDSKLYVRQNFAPLFEVPITIATSDRPLGTHIFTAELDKTDSNALRWSVVSLPVSARSAAREDDSRLTRRKGDAAVIPVAAKPVAAKPVVTPDSPAAALDRVSIPADTMAKINEMLTSGGSIIISDQGINQGETGEGTDFIVRLY